One Microtus pennsylvanicus isolate mMicPen1 chromosome 10, mMicPen1.hap1, whole genome shotgun sequence genomic window, GGAccaggggagggggtggaggatattacaggcagtggtgggctgggctgggaatgcagcaggaggtggagggaggcagagctATTTAAGCCCAGGCTGAGGGCTGGCAGGCTGGCAACCCCAGTAGCCTGTCCTGTGAACTGCCTTCAGCATGGATGACATCTACAAAGCTGCGGTGAGTGCGAGATAAGTCTTAAAAGGGTTGGGGTGGGTAGACCTATTGGGGGTTCACTCAGCTCAGAATGGGAGACGGGCGCCCCATACATCCGTAGCTAAGCCCCTCAAAGGAATAGTGGGGCTGACATTTGGATAGTGCAGAAAAAGAAGGAGTCTCCGGGTCTGGAGAGGGCTCTCAGGGTAGCTAGAGGGTGTGGTCTTAACTTCTAGCATCCAGTGTCCCCCTCTGTTTCTAATGTCTAGTCTGTCACCGTCTTGGCTCCACCTCTGTATCTGTGTTTCTATTCTTTAggtcttttgttcttttcctcaAGGTCTTTCCATCTCTGTTCCTTCCTCATTGTCTCTCTGAGTCCTCGTCTCTCTCAGTTCTGCCACCCTGCTCCAGGCCCTTAGCTGGCTAAAGAAGCTTTAGGAGGTGGGAGACAACTATGAGGAAGGCTGCAGAGTGTGAATTCTGGGATGGAGAAGGTGCTTAGAAGATCCAGGCCTGGGGAGAGGTAGGAGAGGAACGAAAGCTGAAGCCTTGTTCTTATTGTAAGGTCTGGCAGGCTCAGAGCTTTAGGTAGTAGACATGGAGGGTGGTAAGAGTCAGGGCTAGAGGACGTCACCCCAAGACTCTGCAATCTCCGCGGGACCCTGAGGGGCTTTTGCTATAACCTCTACCTTGTTTGCTAGGACAAGAAAATCCTAGCAAACAGCTGTTCGCAGGGAATTCTCCCCCAGCCCCCAAAATATGGCCCCTCTTGTGAGCTGGGAAGGGCTGCAGCTGGTTCCTACGGTATCCTTGCCTAACTTGTAGGAGTCCGTGGAGCTGGAGTGGGGGGGTATCCCTCCACCCAGTGCCCATACAAGGCCTGGCGGGGCTGGGGACTAATTTTGGCTCCTGAGGCAGCACCAGTAGGCCAGGGGGGCAGATAACActgccccacctcccccacccccacataccAAAGTCCCCAGAACAATCACCAGGTTTAACTTTGTCCTCTAAAAATAGCAGAGTGGCCAGCCACCCTGGTCAGGTTACAGAGGGTGGCTTCCCTCACCCTCACATTAGTTTTATTGTCTCAACCTGAGGGACAGCTGTCTCTAACTAAGGCCACACAGTTTAGGTTTCATTAGGGTGACCTAAAGGGCATGGAATGGTCAATGGGTATTGTTACTCAGGACACCTTGCTCCTGGAAGCGGTGCCCGCCAGTCACTTTGGCCTCTAGCCTAgcctctggaagatcagctggGTCACCTTGGTGTTTGGGGCCCAGGAAAGGAGGACAGAGGACTTCCTCTGTAACCTGGGAGTGCGTGCCTCCTTCCCACCTGGAATGGGTCAGTCTCTCCAGCAGTCTCCCCTGAGGCCTGAGTCTGGGTCCTGAATTGCCTTTTCCTCTCTAGGTAGAGCAGTTGACAGAAGAACAGAAGAATGGTAAGTGTCTCCCACTGAGGAGACAGTGGGGTAGGTGGAGGGGCTGTGGGGATGCCTTTCCAGGAAAGAACCCCGGATTAGAGGCCATAGTCTGTGGGTTCTCTTTGCTGTGACTTCAAAGAACTCTTGGAGGGAAGTGAGCAGTTTGCTGGTGGCCCTGGGACTGGATTTCTAGTGTCCTGGCTGCTGATCCTATTTCTTCACCCTGCTGTTGGACACAGAGTTCAAGGCCGCCTTTGATATCTTTGTCCTGGGTGCGGAGGATGGCTGTATCAGCACCAAGGAGCTGGGCAAGGTGATGAGGATGCTGGGCCAGAACCCCACACCCGAGGAGCTGCAGGAGATGATTGATGAGGTGGACGAGGATGGTAAGCCCCTTCACCCACTCCAATCTTCACAAACAGGCCTCCAAATCTTAACCATCTCACCCAGAAACTCGGCaagtagctcatgcctgtaatcccaagaaGGCTGTGAGAGTTTGAAGTCCGTCTGACTGGGTCACAtagggagctccaggccagcttggactatagATCAAGCTTCTACCTCAAATAAGAAGAGAGGGCAAATGAACACTCTAGCCCTATCGTGTTTGCGTGGGAGGGCACTGCCTGGTGCTAACTGTGTCCTCTCTCCGGCCCTGCTGTCTACCCACAGGCAGCGGCACAGTGGACTTCGACGAGTTCCTTGTCATGATGGTTCGGTGCATGAAGGATGACAGCAAAGGGAAGTCTGAGGAGGAGCTGTCGGATCTCTTCCGCATGTTTGACAAGTGAGAATGTGCTTGGCTTCTGTCCCTGACTCAAGTAGAGAGTGGGAAGGGGTAGTCtcagccaggcggtagtggcacacccctctaatcccagcacagcaGAGGCacgtgaatctcttgagttcaaggccagcctggtctacaaagtgagttccaggacatcaagggctacacagagccgtagagaaaccttgtcttgaggaaacaaaacaaggggggagggagagaagaaaagaagaaagataaaaaagaaaagaaggaagaaggagttTCAGATCCCATGCTAGATACCACGTGGTCTATCTCCCATCCTGTGTAGtgtccctgccctgcctcctgggGTTGTCGGGTGAGCTCTGAGGTTCCCCTGCCCTCCCGGTAGGAATGCTGACGGCTACATTGACTTGGACGAACTGAAGATGATGCTGCAGGCTACGGGCGAGACCATCACAGAAGACGACATTGAAGAGCTCATGAAGGACGGCGACAAGAACAATGATGGCCGCATTGACTATGACGGTGAGTGGGTGGGAGGACCAATCTGCTGCTGTCCACCCTCTGCCAGGGCCTTACCTCTGACCCACACGTTGTCCTCTTTCCACAGAGTTCCTGGAATTCATGAAGGGTGTGGAGTAGACACTGGCTTTGTTCAGAGTTGCCCACGCCTGTGCTCCCTCTCCAGACAGATCCCGTGGTACGGGTGCAACTGGGTTCTCTGGATTCTGAACCCGGTTGTGTCCTTTAACGGTGtcccccctaccccacccccagactCTCTCCCCATTCTTGTCCCGGGGGGTGCAAATAAATCCTTGCTCCCCAGAGGCTGGTATCTTGCTCTGATTTTCCTGGGGCCAGTCTTTTCTCAGGGTTCCCTTCTTCCTGATGACCCCATCCATGTAAAGCTAGCTGCAGAGCCTGTGTTCTGACTGTTCAAGCCACCTTCTGCCAGAGGTCATCAGGTCAACGACAACTTGCTCTGTGCCTTCCCAGTGACTGGGCTCTGCGGCAGCCACAGAATCTGTGTTCTAACAAGCTCGGGTGACACGATCTTCACTAAGTGCCGCCCATTCCCACTTTCCCTGTCTAGCCAGGCTCTGGGATCGGGGTGAGCTGCCCGGGTCAGTCAGCATGGCAGCCAACAGCCATCCTCACGGGGAGCAGTTAGTTCAGTGAGCACTGGATGCTTCCCGGCACAGCAACCTCTCCATCCTGGTTGGAACGAAGCTAAATCTCGTGAGACCTAGCAGGCTTGTGGCACTAACATCTTCCCATTGCCTTGTATTTCCCACCAGGAATATTGGTTCCTGGCCTCTGGCGAGCAGGTAGTTTATTCACAATCTAgcattcattttacagatgaggaccCAATGACCCAGAGAGCCAAGGGCATCTGGCAAATCTATAAGAGGGCTTAGCCACCTTGCAGCCAGCCAAGGACTCTGACAGACTTGGTCAGGTGGACCTACTGTCTAGCTCCTTTGGCCCTCCGAGACTGGCCTCCAGTCACCCATCTGGTCTTCCTTCCTGACAGGAAATGAAGGCCTGAGATCTAGTGATATCACCAGCTTAGTGGGGGTGCCCAGGTCAGAGCTGCAGCCAGAACGGTGACTGGGGAGGGGTAACTGGGCATTTGCAAGGAAGTAGAGGTGTTGGTAGCAATGCTTTCAGGACAGACAGCTGATAATGACAGCCAGGCTCCAGCCAGAATGTTAGCAGCTGTCCTAGCTCAGCGCTGCTATTGTGCTGCCTCTGCACCTGTGCCGCAGCCTAAGCCTTCTCCAGACAGGCTGCACATTCCGGAGAGAGTCTTGGAATTCTAGACATGCCTCTGGCCAGGCGAGAGCTGCCAGGAGCTCTCAGTCCCTGCAGAGCCACGGGAGGAGTGGAGATGGGTCCCCACAGGCCTGCCTTTGGGATTGGAAACTGGAGAACTGGGGGTCCTATGAAGACATCCAGAGTGACCCAGCAAGGATGATGtccaagaggaggaggagcctcAGTTGGTGGTGAAGGCTGGCAGGGCATCATTCAGGAAGCTCGCACACATACCCTTTCTGTAGTATGTAAAGGTTAGATGCTGTGGCATGTCAGAGCGAGGCCTCGTTCCTAATCTCAGAATCTGTGTTCCTAATCTAGCCATCTGTGGGAAATGAAAAGGCATTCAATGAGGAAAGCAGAATGGTGTGGTGGCACGACATAAAGTCACGTTGGAATGTCTCCTGGAAGAGGAGGTCTGGAGCAGAACCCCTAAGAGCACCAAGGGGCCAACTATGGGGCGCAAGCGGGAAGACTTGAAATGAGCATTGGGACAGAAGCTGAACCCCAGTTGCCTCAGGGGGAGGTGGGCAGTGCCTGGCCCCCTGTTCTGTGGTACTCAGTGAAGGATCTACAGTTTATAAATGAGTTTATTAAATATGTAGCAAGCAAAAGTCAAAAATAGTCACAGATGGAGAGAAGCGGTAGCTAGCAGCACATCAAGTCATCCAGCAGAGATGCTCTCTCAGCGGGGCTGAGAGCGTGCGCAGAAGGCAATACCATCCAATGGGAGAGTTGGCTGAGAGCGTGCCCAGAAGGCAATACCATCCAATGGGAGAGTTAGAATCATCCCGCAGAAATCAGCTGGGGCAGCCCTGTTTAGATGACTGTGTGGTGTTCCTAATGTGGGGAGTCGTGGTGGAGGAGACCGTCTCAGTGAGTAGAAGAGCAGATAGATAACTTCGAGTCGGTTCGCAGTAGAAACCGCAGGACAAGCCGAAGCAGCCAGCGGGGCCCAGCTGAGCTTTCTTCCTGGTGCCTTCATCCTCACTGCAGACATTTTTTtccgtttgtttttttttttctttttactgattaaaattttttcatttattttacatccttgttgcagttttcctttcctcttctcctcccatttcctccccctgcCTTTCCTTTGCCCCCTGCCTCCTCATccacttctgtgtttctgttcagaaaagggcaggcctcccatgggtgtcaacaaagctcAGCATATCACGTGGAGGTAGAACTAGCTCCTTCCCTTGCATTGAGGTTGGAAGAAGCAACCCAGTATgtggaataggttcccaaaagccagcccaAGTGTTAGGGACAGaccctgatcccactgctaggagtcacgcaagcagaccaagctacacaactgtcacacacatgcagaggacacACACatcggtcccatgcaggttccccagctgtcggtccagagtctgtgagctcctatgagcccaggttagttgtttccgTGGGCtcccttgtgatgaccttgacccCCACACCACTGCAGACATTTGTACAACCTAGGATTAAATAGTAGTAATATCAGTTGGAAACAGTTGACCTTCTGGCTGTTTTCAAGGACACAGTGTTTTTATTCTTGGACTTTTTTAGTTATCTCTCTCCTGTTGCAGAGCTAGGGGGCAAGTCTGCCACAGGAGACATTTtggagaatatttaaaataaacatactgGAGTCTGGTACAAAAGAACTTCCCCTGACTCCCaggttccatttttatttttttgttttgttttgtttttcaagacagggtttcttttgtagctttggagcctgtcctggaacttgcttttttttttttttttttttttggttttttgagactgtcctggaactagtttttgtagaccaggctggcctcgaactcacagaatctgcctgcttctgcctcccgagcgctggagTTAAAGGCGCAGGCTACTACCGCCTGGCTCCAGTTTCCACTTTCTACAAGCTTAAACAACACACAACAATTTAGCGATACAATATACATCACACGCTTCGGAACAGCTCAGCTTATGTATAGAGTGAGGCGTTCTTGGAGCTGCAGAGGGAAAAGGGCTGCAAGAGAGAGAGCCAGGAGGCCTGccagcagtgtgtatgtgtataacgTACACAATGTATGTTAGCTATCCTGGCTCCTTGTCAGACTGTTTCTCagtctttcttcatcttttaagACCTTGATGATTTGGAAGGGGTACaggctctttgtgtgtgtgtgtgtgttgtgtgtgtgtgtgtgttgtgtgcactcTTGGGtgcatgtatacgtgtgtgtgtgtgtatgtgtgtgtgtgttgtgtgcactcttgggtgcatgtatacatgtgtgtgtgcgttgtgtgcACTCTTGGGTgcattatacatgtgtgtgtgtgcgcgcgcactcttgggtgcatgtatacatgtgtgtgtatgtgtatgtgtgtgtgtgtgtatgtgtgtgtgtgtgcactcttgggtgcatgtacacatgtgtgtatgtgtgtgtgtgtgtgtatgtgtatgtgtgtgtgttgtgtgcactcttgggtgcatgtatacatgtgtgtatgtatacccaCACTTTTGGGtacatgcagaagccagagaaagacactgggtGTCTTATTCCATTACTCggccttattcctttgagacgggttctctcacagagactgagctaGGCCAGCAGCCCCAGCAATCCTTCTATCTTTCCCTGCTCCCAGCATTGGGATTGCAGGTGCAGATATGACCATGCATGACTTTTTATGAGGATCCTGGAGGCCgagctcagggcctcatgcttgcaaagcaagcacttggTCCACTGTACCATCTCCCAAGTCCAAGTTCTtttcaaaatctctctctctctctctctctctctctctctctctctctctctctctgtgtgtgtgtgtgtgtgtgtgtgtgtgtgtagaccagaggtcAGCTTCAGAGTGCTATCTCTCAGGTCCTGTCCAGCATCTTTCCTGGGTGCTCTCTCTCAGGTCCTGTCCAGCGTCTTTCCCGAGTGCTATCTCTCAGGTCCTGTCCAGCGTCTTTTCCGAGTGCCATCTCTCAGGTCCTGTCCAGCGTCTTTCACTTACCCTGAGCACTCACAGATGAGGCAGGCTGACAGGGCATTGCACCCCAGGGATcgtcctgactctgccttcccagtgctgggattacaagagcaTGCCACCAAACCTGTTTtattacgtgggttctggggttccAACTTAGGTCTCCACACTTGCAGAGCAAGCACTAGACCAAGCaagtcacctctccaggcccGAGGCTGGTTCCTTGGTAGACTCTCAGAGTTCGGATTGGTTTCCTCAGGATAAAGGTGGGGCTGTTTTGATGACTTGATGACAGGGAAGATGAAGAATCAACGCTGAGCTGCTGGGAAGATGCACAGAGGGGCACTGAAGAGGGGCAGAGTGAGAGCCAGGAACATAAGGGTCAGCACAGCAGGGAACCTTTCCCAGGTTTGTCCACGAATGAGAGTCCCAGAGAAAGCGGCAGAGACTGGCTGCCTGGGCCTGACACCAACAGTTGGATAGGACACACAGGTAGGAGTCGATGGGTGAAAGAAACAGGCCTGGATGACAGCTAATGGCTCCAGGGGTTTGGAATTAgagtcctctctctccccctcctccccttcctcctcctccctctaggCCTTAGCTATCTG contains:
- the Tnnc1 gene encoding troponin C, slow skeletal and cardiac muscles, whose protein sequence is MDDIYKAAVEQLTEEQKNEFKAAFDIFVLGAEDGCISTKELGKVMRMLGQNPTPEELQEMIDEVDEDGSGTVDFDEFLVMMVRCMKDDSKGKSEEELSDLFRMFDKNADGYIDLDELKMMLQATGETITEDDIEELMKDGDKNNDGRIDYDEFLEFMKGVE